The window CTCGAGGCCTGGCGCACCGGCCCGGGCGGGCAGCCGTTCGGTGAGGGAGTCCGCGAGCCGTTCGGCGAGGAGCGTGCCGAGGACCGCCGCGCCGACGCAGCCGCCGATCTGCCGGAAGTAGTTGTTGGCGCCGGTCGCGGCGCCGACATCGTGCGCCTGCACGGAGTTCTGCAGGGCGAGGACGAGGACGGGCATGACCAGGCCGATGCCCGCGCCGAGGAGGGCCGTCCAGACACCGAAGTGGAGCCGGGACGTGTCGGCTTCGAGCCGCGACAGGAGCCACATGCCGACGACGGACAGGGCGACGCCGAGGATCGGGTAGATCTTGTGGTGGCCGCTGCGGCCGGCGAGTTGGCCCGAGACGACCGAGGCGCCGACGATCCCGGCCATCATCGGGACCATGAGCAGGCCGGACTCGGTGGCGGTGGCACCGCCGGCCATCTGCAGGTACGTCGGCAGGTAGCCGGCCGCGCCGAACAGGGCGACCCCTACGGCCACGCCCACGAGCCCTGTGACGTCGAAGACCCCGTCGCGGAACAGCCGCAGCGGGATGAGGGGTTGGGCCGCGAAGCGCTCGGCGAACAGGAAGAGGACGGTCGAGGCGACGGCTCCGCCGCCGAGCCCGAGGATGACGCGAGAACCCCAGACGTACTCCGTACCACCCCAACTGGTCAGCAACACGAGGCAGGTCGAGGCGGCGGCGAGCAGCAGGGCGCCGAGGATGTCCGGGCGCGGCCTGACGGTGGGTCTGGGCCGTTCGAGGGCGAGGGCCACCACGGCCAGCGCGATGAGGCCGAAGGGCACGTTGACGTAGAAGCACCAGCGCCAGGAGAGGTGATCGGTGAGGTAGCCGCCGAGCAGCGGGCCGGCGACCGAGGCGAGGCCGAACACGGCGCCGATCACTCCCATGAAGCAACCGCGGCTGCGGGGCGGCACGATGTCCGCGATGATCGCCTGTACGCCGACCAGGAGACCGCCGGCGCCGACGCCCTGGAGTGCGCGGAAGGCGATCAACTGGTCCATGGTGTGCGACCGTCCGGCGAGCGCGGAGCCGGTCACGAAGACGACGGTCGCGAACTGGAAGACGCCCTTACGGCCGTAGAGAGCACCGAGTTGGCCGTAGACGGGCAGTCCCACGGTCGCCGTGAGGAGATACGCGGTGATCGGCCAGGACATCCGGTCCAGGCCGTGCAGTTCTCCGACGATCTCCGGGAGTGCGGTGGCGACGATCATCTGCTCCAGCGCCGCGAGCAGCAGCGCCAGCAGCAGCGCGCAGAACACCATGCGTACGCGGCCGGGGCTGAGCGTCTCCAACTGTGAGGGTTCTCTGGGCACTTGCGGCGTGTCCGACGCCGGAGCCGAAACGTCCCGCCCGCTTTTCGCCAGCGTCGTGCCGCCCACGTGCCGCTCCCCTCGTCGCGCCTGCGCGGCCCATTTTTCGCATTACGCGACATCTGGGAGCAAGCGCGACGAGTCGCCCTGCGGCGGGCCCGGGCGGACGTATCCGCCGGTCGGAGCCCTACGGCGTACGGCCGGGCCGTACCGAGAACCACTCGAAACGGTGAGCCCGACCACCGCGCGGGAGCATCCGCGCGCGCCGTACGAAAGGAGCCGGAGGGGTTGCCCCTCCGGCTCCGCGAAACGTGGGAGGAGCTACTTCTCCATCTCGGTGGCGAGCTTCGCCAGCACCTCGTCGTAGATCCGGCCGAGCCCCTTGGGCGCGAACGTCCGCTCGAAGAAGCCGCCGATGCCACCGGCGCCGTTCCACACGGAGGTCACGACGACCCGGGCCTTGCCCTCGCCGGCCGGGGTGACCCGCCAGGTGGTCACCATCGAGGAGTTGCGGTCCTTCTCCACGAGTTCGCCGTCGGTGGGTTCGCTCACCTCGAGCAGGCAGTCACGGACCCGCTTGCTGGTGGCCTGGAGCTTCCAGTGGACGAGGGTTCCCTCGCCGTCGCCGCCCTCGCGGACCTCGTACTCGCTGAAGTGCTCGGTCAGGAGCTTCGCACGCGTGCCGTTGTAGTCGGCCAGCGCATCGAACACGTCGTCCGGCTTACCCGCTACGACTCGCTCCGTGGTGGCCTCGACCTGCGCCATTGCGTTCCTCCAGCACTCGGGATCTCGGGCGTGAGCGCTCAGCCAACCATCAGGCGGCCGAGCCGCCCAAATCGGGGTCCCCCGAGGAGGCGCCGACGATCCGCGCACGACCGCGAGCACCTCGACGGACACGGCACTCGAAAACGAGTTCGCACGATCAAGGGAACATGTGTTCTATTCTGTGGCCAGTGCTATCGAGGAGGCGTCATGCGCTGGGAGAACCTCACAGTGGAGTCCGGCGGCAACCCGCCGCGGGACGCCGCGCTGTTCGGCGCGGACGCGGTGACCACCCGAACGTTCGACACGCCGGAGTTCCGCGGAATCACCTTCCACGAGATCCGGGCCCGGTCGATCGTCAACCGCGTGCCGGGGGCTTCGCGCATGCCCTTCGAGTGGACCGTCAACCCCTACCGGGGATGCACGCACGCGTGTGTCTACTGTTTCGCCCGCAGGACCCACAGCTATCTGGACCTCGACACCGGTCTCGGCTTCGACAGCCAGATCGTGGTGAAGGTGAACGCCCCGGAGCTGCTGCGGCGCCAGCTGGGTTCGAGGCGCTGGCTCGGCGAGCACATCGCGATGGGCACGAACGTGGACTGTTACCAGCGCGCCGAGGGCCGCTACCAGCTGATGCCCGGCATCATCGCGGCCCTGCGCGACCACGCGAACCCCTTCTCGATCCTCACGAAGGGCACGCTGATCCTGCGCGACCTCGATCTCCTGAAGCAGGCGGCGGCCGTCACCGAGGTCGGGATCTCCGTCTCCGTGGGCTTCACCGACCAGGAGCTGTGGCGGACCGTGGAGCCGGGGACACCGGCCCCCGAGCGCCGCCTCGACGTCGTGCGCACGCTGAGCGGGCACGGCATCGACTGCGGGGTCCTGATGGCCCCGGTGATCCCCTTCCTGGGAGACGATCCGTCCCAACTGCGCGCGACGGTACGGGCGATCGCCGCGTCCGGCGCGACCTCGGTGACCCCGCTCGTGCTGCATCTGCGGCCCGGGGCACGCGAGTGGTTCATGGCCTGGCTGGGGCACCACCACCCGCACCTCGTGCGCCGGTACGAGCGGCTGTACGCGGAGGGCGCGTACGCCCCGAAGTGGTACCAGCGCCGGATCACCCGGCAGGTGCACGAACTGGCCGAGGAGTACGGGATAGGCCCCACGCGCGCGGCGATGCCCCGCAGGATTCCGGCGCCCGCGCCGGCCGCTCCGGGGCCGACCCAGCTCACCCTCCTGTGACCGGTGGTCCCGCGGACACCGGCCGGTGTCCGCCTGCCCGGCATCCGGCCGCATCGCGCGGCCCGATGGGGTCAACTCTCGGCGGAAGCGGTCCTTCGGGACATCCGTCCCGGAACGATAAGGCCAAGGCCGTGGCGTTCACGGTCCCCTGCCCTCCGGCCGGGAGGTCCGGTGCCGCGTCTCCACAGGGACGACTCCCGGCCCCGGCCCGAGGAACAGGACTGAATCCCTGCCCCGTACAGCAATGTGAGGCGATTCATCGTGAACCGACGCGCAGCCGCCCTGTGCGGCGCCGCTGCCGTGGTGGCCGGACTGATCACCGCCCTCCCGGCCGGCGCGACCTCGGACCCCGCGGCCGCCCCGCACACCACCCCGCCCACCGGTGCGGCGAAGCCCGCCTGGAAGAAGTGCGGCACCCGGAACCACCCGACGCTCCAGTGCGCGTCCCTGAAAGTGCCGCTCGACCACGCGAACCCGAAGAGCCGGCGCATCACGCTGGCGCTGTCACGGGTGCCGCACACCTCGAAGAAGACGTACCAGGGGCCCCTGCTGGTGAACCCGGGCGGCCCCGGCGGCAGCGGCCTCACCCTCGCCGGGTTCGTCGCGGCCTCCCTTCCGAAGAAGGTGGCGGCGCAGTACGACGTCATCGGCTTCGATCCGCGCGGGGTCGGTGCCAGCAGGCCCGCCCTGAACTGCAGGCCGGGGCACTTCGCGCCGGTGCGCCCCGACTCGCTGCCGACCGGCGACGCGACCGAGAAGGCCAACCTCGACCGGGTCAAGGCCTTCGCGAAGGCCTGCGCGGCCAAGCACGCGGACCTGCTGCCGTACATCGACACCGTGAGCGCGGTCCGCGACATGGACGCGATCCGCCACGCCCTCGGCGCCGAGCGGATCAACTACTTCGGGTACTCGTACGGCACCTACCTCGGTGCCGTCTACGCGAAGCTCCACCCCGGGCGGGTACGGCGCATGGTGCTCGACTCCGTCGTCGACCCCACCGGTGTCTGGTACGAGGACAACATCGCCCAGGACCGCGCGTTCAACGACCGTCACCGGGCCTTCATGGCCTGGGTCGCCGAGCACGACGCGACGTACGGGCTCGGCACCGATCCGGAGAGCATCGAGACCGCCTGGTACGCGATGCGGACGGCCCTGGCGAAGAAGCCCGCGGACAAGAAGGTCGGTGCCTCCGAACTGGAGGACACCTTCTCCCCCGGCAGCTACTACGACGGCTACTGGCCGTATCTCGCCGCCGCGTTCGCGGCCTTCGTGAACGACGGGGACGACGACCCGCTGGTCGAGGCGTACGAGAACTTCGGCGCGGTCGACGCCGCGGGCGACAACAGCTACAGCGTCTACACCTCGGTGCAGTGCCGGGACGCGCGCTGGCCGCGCGACTGGGACGAGTGGCGCGACGACAACTGGGCGGTGAACCGGAAGGCGCCGTTCATGACCTGGAGCAACGCCTGGTACAACGCGCCGTGCGCGTTCTGGCCGACGGATCCGGCCGAGCCCGTGGACGTCTCGAACGACTCGGTGCCGCCGGTTCTGCTGTTCCAGGCGACGGGCGACGCGGCCACTCCGTACGAGGGCGGCGTGACACTCCATCACCTGCTGGGCGGCTCCAGCCTGGTGGTCGAGCAGGGCGGCGGCAACCACGGCATCACGCTGAGCGGGAACGCCTGCCTGGACAAGCACCTGGCCGCCTATCTGACCGACGGCAGGGTGCCGCGCGGCGGCGGCGAGGCCGACGCGGTGTGCGAGGCGCTGCCCGCCCCGAAGCCCCTGAAGACGAAGGCGGCCCCGGGAACCCGCGGCGCGGCGCTGCACGGACTGCTCGGCTTCCGCGGCTGAGCCCCGGCAGGTGAACGGCGACCGCCCGTCGGGGGCGTTGTCGGTGCGGTGGTGCAGGATTGATCCATGACCGGACCGATCCGTATCGCCGCCCCCGACGGGGTCGCCCCCGCCGCCGCGTACTCGCATGTCGTCGTGGGCACCGGCCGCTTCGTGGCGGTCTCGGGCCAACTGCCGCTCGACGAGGACGGCGGGCTCGTCGGCGAGGGCGACCCGGCGGCACAGGCCCGCCAGGTCTTCGAGAACCTGCGGCGCTGTCTGGCCTCGGCCGGCGCCGGTTTCGACGACGTGGTCAAGATGACCTTCTTCGTCACGGACATGGCCCACATGCCGGCCGTCCGCGCGGCCCGGGACGAGCACATGGCGCCGGACCGCCTTCCGGCCGCCTCGGCCGTGCAGGTCGCCGCCCTCGTGCGCCCGGAGTTCCTGATGGAGATAGAGGCGTTCGCGGTACTCCCCGGCTGATGCGGGGCCGCCGTGAATTCCGGGCGTCCTCGCACGCGGCCGCCTAGGGTGCCGCCATGGACGACCGCTCCCGCCTCCCCCTCCATGTCCGTGAGATGGCTCTGGCCGACTGCCCGCGCGTGGCGGAGATCCGGGTGCGCGGCTGGCAGAGCGCGTACGAGGGGCTGATGCCCCGGTCGTACCTCGACGGGCTCGACGTGGCGGCCGAGACGACCCGCAGGCGGACCCACTTCGAGCAGGCGGGCGAGGGCGTGGTGAACCTCGTCGCGGAGCGGGGCGGCGAGGTCGTCGGCTGGGCCTGCCACGGTCCGTACCGCGACGGCGGACAGCCCACCGGGGACGCCGAGTTGTACGCGATCTACGTGGCCCCCGACCGGATCGCGAGCGGTGTGGGCCGGGCCCTGCTGCGGGAGTCCACCGCGCGCTGCGCCGCCGCGGGGCACGGCCGGATGCTGCTCTGGGTGCTCCGGGAGAACGCCGGCGCGCGCCGCTTCTACGAGAGGGCCGGTTTCACCGCGGACGGCGCCGAGGAGCCCTTCGAGATGGAGGGCGTCGAAGTGCCCGAGGTGCGTTACGTCCGGGTGCTGGGCGGGGTCCGAGAGGAACGCGCCTCCGCCTGAGGAGGCCTCGTCCCCGGGGCGGGCTCACACAGAACACGGCCCGGGAGCCTTCCCGGCGGGCTCAGGGCCCGGGCGCGCGCTGTGCCGGCAGCCGCTTCAGCGCACCGGCCGCGGCCTGGGCCAGTTCCGGGTGGGCGAGAGCCTCGTTCAGGACGGGCCTGGCCCGCTCGTCACCCAGGGCTCCCAGGCCCTCCACGC of the Streptomyces aurantiacus genome contains:
- a CDS encoding SRPBCC family protein produces the protein MAQVEATTERVVAGKPDDVFDALADYNGTRAKLLTEHFSEYEVREGGDGEGTLVHWKLQATSKRVRDCLLEVSEPTDGELVEKDRNSSMVTTWRVTPAGEGKARVVVTSVWNGAGGIGGFFERTFAPKGLGRIYDEVLAKLATEMEK
- a CDS encoding RidA family protein; the protein is MTGPIRIAAPDGVAPAAAYSHVVVGTGRFVAVSGQLPLDEDGGLVGEGDPAAQARQVFENLRRCLASAGAGFDDVVKMTFFVTDMAHMPAVRAARDEHMAPDRLPAASAVQVAALVRPEFLMEIEAFAVLPG
- a CDS encoding alpha/beta hydrolase, whose amino-acid sequence is MNRRAAALCGAAAVVAGLITALPAGATSDPAAAPHTTPPTGAAKPAWKKCGTRNHPTLQCASLKVPLDHANPKSRRITLALSRVPHTSKKTYQGPLLVNPGGPGGSGLTLAGFVAASLPKKVAAQYDVIGFDPRGVGASRPALNCRPGHFAPVRPDSLPTGDATEKANLDRVKAFAKACAAKHADLLPYIDTVSAVRDMDAIRHALGAERINYFGYSYGTYLGAVYAKLHPGRVRRMVLDSVVDPTGVWYEDNIAQDRAFNDRHRAFMAWVAEHDATYGLGTDPESIETAWYAMRTALAKKPADKKVGASELEDTFSPGSYYDGYWPYLAAAFAAFVNDGDDDPLVEAYENFGAVDAAGDNSYSVYTSVQCRDARWPRDWDEWRDDNWAVNRKAPFMTWSNAWYNAPCAFWPTDPAEPVDVSNDSVPPVLLFQATGDAATPYEGGVTLHHLLGGSSLVVEQGGGNHGITLSGNACLDKHLAAYLTDGRVPRGGGEADAVCEALPAPKPLKTKAAPGTRGAALHGLLGFRG
- a CDS encoding GNAT family N-acetyltransferase, translated to MDDRSRLPLHVREMALADCPRVAEIRVRGWQSAYEGLMPRSYLDGLDVAAETTRRRTHFEQAGEGVVNLVAERGGEVVGWACHGPYRDGGQPTGDAELYAIYVAPDRIASGVGRALLRESTARCAAAGHGRMLLWVLRENAGARRFYERAGFTADGAEEPFEMEGVEVPEVRYVRVLGGVREERASA
- a CDS encoding Rv2578c family radical SAM protein, producing MRWENLTVESGGNPPRDAALFGADAVTTRTFDTPEFRGITFHEIRARSIVNRVPGASRMPFEWTVNPYRGCTHACVYCFARRTHSYLDLDTGLGFDSQIVVKVNAPELLRRQLGSRRWLGEHIAMGTNVDCYQRAEGRYQLMPGIIAALRDHANPFSILTKGTLILRDLDLLKQAAAVTEVGISVSVGFTDQELWRTVEPGTPAPERRLDVVRTLSGHGIDCGVLMAPVIPFLGDDPSQLRATVRAIAASGATSVTPLVLHLRPGAREWFMAWLGHHHPHLVRRYERLYAEGAYAPKWYQRRITRQVHELAEEYGIGPTRAAMPRRIPAPAPAAPGPTQLTLL
- a CDS encoding MFS transporter gives rise to the protein MGGTTLAKSGRDVSAPASDTPQVPREPSQLETLSPGRVRMVFCALLLALLLAALEQMIVATALPEIVGELHGLDRMSWPITAYLLTATVGLPVYGQLGALYGRKGVFQFATVVFVTGSALAGRSHTMDQLIAFRALQGVGAGGLLVGVQAIIADIVPPRSRGCFMGVIGAVFGLASVAGPLLGGYLTDHLSWRWCFYVNVPFGLIALAVVALALERPRPTVRPRPDILGALLLAAASTCLVLLTSWGGTEYVWGSRVILGLGGGAVASTVLFLFAERFAAQPLIPLRLFRDGVFDVTGLVGVAVGVALFGAAGYLPTYLQMAGGATATESGLLMVPMMAGIVGASVVSGQLAGRSGHHKIYPILGVALSVVGMWLLSRLEADTSRLHFGVWTALLGAGIGLVMPVLVLALQNSVQAHDVGAATGANNYFRQIGGCVGAAVLGTLLAERLADSLTERLPARAGAPGLESLTPQLVHALPAELREGYVAAYAEVMPRLFLHLVPVLVLGLLVAFFLKEKPPVSHHTSAAGETAVPDTTIPGARSSYAAGIPVCGTVQHSDGTVVPRAALTLIDVVGRQIGRGASGEDGRYALSTPGPGSYVLIAAAGGHQPQAVGVTVGERSVELDVVLGGAGRLAGSVTTADGTPVRDATVTLTDVHGEVVATTRSGREGDYDITELVAGEYTLAASAPAFRPAALPVSVQAARETRQDVELAGGAVLRGTVHATGGRPVEDARVTLLDAAGNVVDTLTTGGDGTFRFVDLSSGEYTVIAAGYPPVATVLQVAGGGRTERDLQLGHED